A genome region from Littorina saxatilis isolate snail1 unplaced genomic scaffold, US_GU_Lsax_2.0 scaffold_1391, whole genome shotgun sequence includes the following:
- the LOC138954999 gene encoding uncharacterized protein yields MSTSARDGDYTDIDAVGTLTQATAGNADFNPDDPYELAKDGAPGKTRSCHTDPFTNGASHYNQHQLNGTLEDDYSCIDDTQPTATGAHGKNTAPAQPDPRDVYSVVNKPGKITPTPGYSLAKIVGDKPVLPNPNDEYSVVNKKGKKPTPAPKPGHADTEYNTISHKRNNSTGDKAARGTTLDPYNRISAVTSLGPNGQNRESTLAEEGSVVDEYNTLDFADTRQNEPRKEKSGAARAAYDHVHNDPDDTYNKTRIGKRNVVIGFDYDHVKPSN; encoded by the coding sequence ATGGAGACTACACAGACATTGATGCAGTGGGGACGCTTACCCAGGCAACAGCTGGTAACGCAGACTTCAATCCTGACGACCCATACGAACTTGCCAAGGACGGTGCTCCAGGAAAAACTCGCAGCTGCCACACTGATCCCTTCACCAACGGTGCGTCCCACTACAACCAACATCAGCTGAACGGAACACTGGAAGACGACTACAGCTGCATTGACGATACACAACCAACGGCTACAGGCGCTCATGGGAAGAACACAGCCCCAGCACAGCCAGACCCGAGAGATGTGTACAGCGTTGTCAACAAGCCAGGCAAAATAACTCCTACCCCAGGGTACAGCCTCGCCAAAATCGTGGGTGACAAGCCGGTTCTGCCCAATCCTAACGATGAGTACAGCGTTGTCAACAAGAAAGGCAAGAAGCCGACACCTGCACCCAAACCCGGACATGCTGACACCGAATATAACACCATCAGCCACAAGAGAAACAACTCTACCGGGGACAAGGCAGCAAGGGGCACAACCTTAGATCCCTACAACAGAATCAGCGCAGTTACCTCTCTTGGCCCAAACGGACAAAATAGGGAGTCCACATTAGCTGAGGAAGGTTCTGTTGTGGATGAGTACAACACCCTAGATTTTGCCGACACCCGCCAGAATGAGCCAAGGAAAGAAAAAAGTGGAGCAGCTCGTGCAGCGTACGATCACGTGCACAATGACCCGGATGACACCTACAACAAAACACGGATCGGAAAACGAAACGTCGTCATCGGTTTTGACTATGATCATGTGAAGCCTTCAAACTGA